From a single Hypanus sabinus isolate sHypSab1 chromosome 7, sHypSab1.hap1, whole genome shotgun sequence genomic region:
- the LOC132396546 gene encoding max dimerization protein 4-like — translation MAFFNIQTLLEAAEYIERREREAEHGYASTLPCDVEFNRKKAKTKKTPNNRSSHNELEKHRRAKLRLYLEQLKELVPLGPDCSRHTTLSLLKRARTHIKKLEEQDRKALHQKEQLQRERRYLRRRLEQLAVQGLERLRTDSLGSTVSTDRSDSEQEADVDIEGMEFVPGELDSVGSASDADDHYSLRSSSSDSGYADSRTITPRLS, via the exons ATGGCATTTTTTAACATTCAAACCTTGCTGGAAGCAGCTGAGTACATCGAGAGGCGAGAGAGAG AAGCAGAACACGGTTACGCGTCGACGTTGCCTTGCGATGTCGAATTCAACAGGAAGAAAGCCAAAACGAAGAAAACCCCAAATAACAG GTCCTCGCATAATGAGTTGGAAAAGCACAG ACGGGCCAAGCTGCGGCTCTACCTCGAGCAGCTGAAGGAGTTGGTTCCGCTGGGACCTGACTGCTCCAGGCACACCACGCTCAGCCTGTTGAAACGAGCGAGGACTCACATCAAG AAGTTGGAGGAACAGGACCGGAAGGCGCTGCACCAGAAGGAGCAGTTGCAGAGGGAACGCCGTTACCTGCGTCGCCGCCTCGAGCAGTTGGCTGTGCAGGGCCTGGAGCGGCTGCGAACGGATAGTCTGGGCTCCACCGTCTCCACGGACCGCTCCGACTCTGAGCAAG AGGCAGACGTGGACATTGAGGGCATGGAGTTTGTCCCAGGAGAGCTGGACAGCGTGGGCAGTGCCAGTGACGCTGATGACCACTACAGTTTACGGAGTAGCTCCAGCGACAGCGGCTATGCAGACTCACGTACCATCACCCCACGGCTCTCGTAG